The following are encoded together in the Candidatus Tumulicola sp. genome:
- a CDS encoding sulfatase-like hydrolase/transferase, producing the protein MNRRDLLVGASTLAAAALGLPSVAEASPSAQSSEERHVRKGPAGKPPYNIIFIIVDQQTHQLLGGPDYKLQGTDRIARNGVSFTNHYIASAQCSPSRATFLTGRPPQYHHVIDQMQFDFVPTLNPAIPNMGSILKNLGYKTAYFGKFEMDKNILDPEPTVNYSTVAQPYGFDAFSAGGDIGSAPLSGFENDSFIAGESVRWLRNAALQSRKHREPFFMVAGFVNPHDIMYGDANVPGEPPVQKAVTAAAIPPPPPNTIYEKKWPLTLAPSLSESLSAPGTPAAIAEYKKGWDGWSGTIPTDRKDMWTIFYNYYLNTIQDNERSVKQIVDVCDEMDLWRDTVVIFTADHGEMGGSHGGLKGKGPFIYEQNAHVPMFIAHPTGESGAKCVALTSHLDLVPTFVGLTGLPEEKRAQAIEGFPGRDFSSLLTNADSASVHQVRKGVLYNYLGLGTVDAEYLKTVMESQMLDSTKQPPIAKAGMTKRGLVSFAFDGRYKFGRFYAPTAFNTPTTLEEILKNNDAQLFDLHTDPHEVHNLVLAPEKHRETILRMNQLLNDLIASEVGVNDGAFLKPLLDGGSLAPGGA; encoded by the coding sequence GTGAATCGTCGCGATCTTTTGGTTGGAGCGTCGACTCTGGCCGCGGCCGCGCTCGGACTGCCCAGCGTCGCGGAGGCATCGCCGTCCGCACAATCGAGCGAAGAACGTCACGTCCGAAAAGGGCCGGCGGGCAAACCGCCTTATAATATCATCTTTATTATCGTCGACCAGCAAACCCACCAACTCCTCGGCGGACCCGACTACAAGCTCCAAGGCACCGACAGAATCGCGCGCAATGGCGTTTCGTTTACCAATCACTACATCGCATCGGCACAGTGCTCGCCGTCACGCGCGACCTTCCTCACGGGGCGGCCTCCGCAGTACCACCACGTCATCGATCAAATGCAGTTCGATTTCGTTCCAACGCTTAACCCGGCTATCCCCAACATGGGCTCGATCCTTAAAAATCTCGGCTACAAGACCGCCTATTTTGGTAAGTTCGAGATGGACAAGAACATATTGGACCCCGAACCAACGGTGAACTATAGCACGGTTGCCCAGCCATACGGCTTCGACGCTTTCAGCGCCGGCGGGGACATTGGTAGCGCTCCCCTGAGCGGCTTTGAAAACGATTCGTTCATTGCTGGTGAGAGCGTGCGCTGGCTACGCAATGCGGCCTTGCAGTCACGCAAGCACCGCGAGCCATTCTTCATGGTTGCCGGCTTCGTCAACCCGCACGACATCATGTACGGCGATGCCAACGTTCCCGGAGAACCGCCGGTCCAAAAGGCTGTGACGGCGGCCGCCATACCGCCTCCGCCGCCGAACACTATCTACGAAAAGAAATGGCCGTTGACGTTGGCGCCGAGCCTTTCTGAATCGTTGAGTGCGCCCGGTACCCCCGCGGCGATCGCGGAATATAAGAAGGGCTGGGACGGTTGGTCCGGCACGATTCCTACCGACCGTAAAGACATGTGGACGATTTTCTACAACTACTATTTGAACACGATTCAGGATAACGAACGTAGCGTCAAGCAGATCGTCGACGTTTGCGACGAAATGGATTTGTGGCGCGACACGGTCGTGATATTTACAGCCGATCACGGCGAAATGGGTGGCTCGCACGGCGGCCTTAAAGGGAAAGGGCCGTTTATTTACGAGCAAAACGCTCACGTGCCGATGTTTATCGCCCATCCAACGGGCGAAAGCGGTGCGAAGTGCGTGGCCCTCACGAGTCACCTAGATTTAGTGCCAACATTCGTGGGGCTTACTGGTTTACCCGAAGAAAAGCGGGCGCAGGCGATCGAGGGTTTCCCGGGACGTGACTTCTCAAGTCTGCTGACGAATGCGGATTCGGCAAGCGTCCACCAAGTGCGCAAGGGCGTGCTGTACAATTATCTCGGTCTTGGAACGGTCGATGCCGAATATTTGAAGACAGTAATGGAATCGCAAATGCTCGACTCCACGAAGCAGCCCCCAATTGCAAAGGCGGGCATGACGAAACGTGGACTGGTTTCGTTTGCCTTCGACGGACGCTACAAGTTCGGCCGCTTCTACGCGCCGACGGCCTTCAATACGCCGACGACACTCGAGGAAATTCTCAAGAACAACGACGCGCAACTCTTCGACCTTCACACCGATCCTCACGAGGTTCACAACCTGGTCCTTGCGCCGGAGAAACATCGCGAAACGATTCTGCGCATGAACCAATTACTGAACGACCTTATTGCATCCGAAGTCGGCGTCAACGACGGCGCATTTCTCAAGCCACTCCTCGACGGAGGTTCGTTGGCCCCAGGAGGAGCGTGA
- a CDS encoding helix-turn-helix domain-containing protein: MRHVSLADQPCPIARTLDIVGEWWTLLIVRDAVLGARRFDEFKATGIADNVLSARLKKLTEAGILKRRRYQRLPDRYEYVLTEKGRALAPVVLALRSWGKRFTKGDDMSQIVHAECGSSVELGFHCTKCARRIEGAEIARTS; the protein is encoded by the coding sequence ATGCGACACGTTAGCCTGGCGGACCAACCTTGCCCGATCGCTCGAACGCTCGACATCGTTGGGGAATGGTGGACGCTGCTCATCGTTCGCGATGCCGTCCTCGGTGCTCGGCGATTCGACGAGTTCAAAGCGACCGGCATCGCGGACAACGTCTTGTCGGCTCGCCTGAAAAAACTCACCGAGGCCGGTATCCTCAAGCGACGCCGCTATCAGCGGCTTCCCGATCGCTACGAGTACGTACTTACCGAAAAGGGCCGTGCGCTAGCGCCCGTCGTTCTGGCGCTACGCTCCTGGGGCAAGCGCTTTACGAAAGGAGACGACATGAGTCAAATCGTGCACGCCGAGTGCGGCAGCAGCGTCGAGCTGGGATTTCATTGCACCAAGTGTGCTCGCCGAATAGAAGGGGCGGAAATAGCCCGGACTTCATAA
- a CDS encoding MFS transporter — protein sequence MASMAHKSVQDYIDELPTWPDGTQVTSIPMTVMQKLIWYLAAAGKFFEGFVVFMTGVALPLISREFHIAPAQNGIVSAASLFGILIGAVALGSLSDYFGRKRMFIVEMIIFCLFLALLMLSNGFLPLVICLFGLGLALGCDYPTAHMIISENTPSSKRGSLVLGAFAFQAIGALAGTGVGYMVLSLNPTLDAWRWMYATAVIPAILVTIGRFYITESANWLFARGEKARAERAMAALLVRSPRYPTEITLQTLDGSETHTGKRPSFAALFEKGRNLRATILASVPWFLQDLGTYGIGIFTPTILATAFGSPADHVRSTSDLIMNDILAAKGSALITSLLIVGIAFAVLLADRLGRIRLQIFGFVGCAVGLLIASFSVDVAGPGKIMLIFIGFMLFDFMTNLGPNAQTYLLAGEVFPTEIRGMGAGFAAAFAKIGAVATAFLFPILLSAIGTKYLLYLLIIASILGAIVTWMFRIETTGVKLDTIGSDDAVDPHASSPQLVGAAG from the coding sequence ATGGCGTCCATGGCACACAAGTCTGTTCAGGATTATATCGACGAACTGCCTACCTGGCCCGATGGTACGCAGGTCACATCCATTCCCATGACGGTTATGCAGAAGCTGATCTGGTATCTCGCGGCGGCGGGCAAGTTCTTCGAAGGCTTCGTCGTCTTCATGACCGGCGTCGCGCTTCCACTGATCTCGCGCGAGTTTCATATCGCGCCGGCGCAAAACGGCATCGTCAGCGCGGCGAGCCTCTTCGGAATTTTAATCGGCGCGGTGGCCTTGGGGAGTCTTTCCGACTACTTCGGACGCAAGCGCATGTTCATCGTCGAAATGATCATTTTCTGCCTGTTCCTGGCGCTGTTGATGCTGTCGAACGGGTTTCTTCCGTTGGTGATCTGTCTCTTCGGACTCGGACTGGCGCTTGGGTGCGACTATCCGACGGCGCACATGATCATCTCGGAAAATACGCCGAGTTCGAAGCGAGGCAGTTTGGTTCTCGGCGCGTTCGCGTTCCAAGCGATCGGAGCGCTCGCCGGAACGGGCGTCGGCTATATGGTGCTATCGTTGAACCCCACGCTGGACGCCTGGCGCTGGATGTATGCCACCGCGGTGATCCCGGCGATCCTCGTTACGATCGGCCGTTTTTACATCACGGAGAGCGCAAACTGGCTTTTCGCTCGCGGCGAAAAGGCCCGAGCCGAACGCGCTATGGCCGCGCTTCTGGTGCGATCGCCGCGCTATCCGACCGAGATCACGCTGCAGACGCTCGATGGGTCCGAAACGCACACCGGCAAGCGACCCTCGTTCGCCGCGCTCTTCGAGAAGGGCCGTAACCTCCGCGCAACGATCCTGGCTTCGGTTCCATGGTTTCTCCAAGATCTCGGAACGTACGGCATCGGCATCTTCACGCCGACGATCCTCGCAACGGCCTTTGGAAGCCCGGCCGACCATGTTCGCAGCACCAGCGATCTCATCATGAACGACATCCTAGCAGCGAAAGGCTCGGCGTTGATTACGTCGCTGCTGATCGTTGGCATTGCGTTCGCAGTGCTTCTTGCCGACAGGCTCGGCAGGATCAGGTTGCAGATATTTGGTTTCGTAGGTTGCGCGGTAGGCCTCCTCATCGCGTCGTTCTCGGTCGACGTCGCCGGACCGGGAAAGATCATGTTGATTTTTATCGGTTTCATGTTGTTCGATTTCATGACGAATCTGGGTCCGAACGCGCAGACCTATCTGCTCGCGGGCGAGGTCTTTCCGACGGAGATTCGTGGAATGGGCGCGGGCTTCGCTGCGGCCTTCGCTAAAATCGGGGCCGTGGCAACGGCCTTCCTTTTCCCGATCTTGCTCTCCGCGATCGGGACGAAGTATTTGCTGTACTTACTCATCATCGCTTCGATCTTGGGCGCGATCGTGACGTGGATGTTCCGCATCGAAACGACCGGTGTGAAGCTCGATACGATCGGCAGCGATGACGCGGTCGATCCCCACGCGTCATCCCCTCAATTAGTTGGGGCTGCGGGGTAA
- the pstS gene encoding phosphate ABC transporter substrate-binding protein PstS produces the protein MVTLLAITVLPSLPARAAALTLVESGSTLFYPLFRIWTAEYAKASPGVRITARGTGSEAGVKDAIAGSVQIGASDAFMSDEQIKASPDILNIPLAIGAETVNYNLPGLNKANVRLDGPAIAGIYAGTIRFWDAKPIAALNAGVALPHHAIVPIHRRDGSGSTFLFAQYLAFSTSAWEQGPNYGTTIAWPDVPGSIAAHGNPGMVQATKSTSYSISYVGSSLHGEIAKAGIGTALIGNQAGKFLLPTTDSVRAGAAALDSRTPPDERLSLVYAPGENSYPLIGYEYAIVSKKQPNPQVAAAIRNFLTWSIDSSRGSSPKNMDAVRFIPLPEYIRALTILQIEKIQ, from the coding sequence ATGGTTACGCTGTTAGCAATCACGGTGCTGCCGTCGTTGCCGGCGCGAGCTGCTGCACTCACACTCGTCGAGTCCGGCTCGACGCTCTTTTACCCGCTCTTTCGAATTTGGACCGCTGAATATGCAAAGGCGAGCCCGGGCGTTCGTATTACCGCGCGCGGAACGGGCTCGGAAGCCGGTGTGAAAGACGCAATCGCCGGAAGCGTGCAGATCGGTGCGTCCGATGCGTTCATGTCGGACGAACAGATAAAAGCAAGTCCGGACATTCTGAACATTCCGCTCGCGATCGGGGCGGAAACGGTTAACTACAACCTCCCAGGCCTGAACAAAGCGAACGTGCGGCTTGATGGCCCGGCGATCGCCGGCATCTACGCCGGTACCATCCGATTTTGGGATGCGAAGCCGATTGCCGCTCTGAACGCGGGAGTGGCGCTTCCGCATCATGCAATCGTCCCAATCCACCGAAGGGACGGCTCCGGTTCGACCTTCCTGTTCGCGCAGTACTTGGCATTTTCAACCTCCGCTTGGGAGCAAGGACCGAACTACGGCACGACGATCGCGTGGCCCGATGTTCCAGGGTCCATCGCTGCGCACGGAAATCCCGGCATGGTACAAGCGACGAAGAGCACTTCATACTCGATTTCATACGTTGGCTCGAGCCTTCACGGTGAAATTGCGAAGGCCGGCATCGGAACAGCGCTCATCGGAAATCAAGCCGGCAAGTTCTTGCTCCCGACGACCGACTCGGTCCGCGCCGGCGCAGCCGCGCTCGACTCGCGGACGCCGCCCGACGAGCGTTTGAGTTTGGTCTACGCGCCTGGTGAGAACTCGTATCCGCTGATCGGTTACGAATATGCGATCGTCTCGAAAAAACAGCCGAACCCGCAGGTAGCCGCCGCAATTCGCAACTTCCTGACGTGGAGCATCGATTCGAGCCGCGGCAGTTCTCCGAAGAATATGGACGCCGTGCGCTTTATCCCGTTGCCCGAATATATTCGAGCGCTCACGATCCTACAAATCGAGAAGATCCAGTAA
- a CDS encoding Na+/H+ antiporter produces MWALIAVINIIGFIAALFVVAIILSAFAERLRVAYPVVLVVAGLCIGLIPGLPRVDLPPDAVLLFALPPLLYWESITAPEEEFARNKTWILSLSVGLVLVTVAAVAVVAHAYLHLAWPVALLLGALLGPTDELAVTPVAERFQIPRHLISDIEGEALFNDATSLVLYALAIAAIVTGSFHVTDALLSLVFSVLGGFAIGGLTALLLRFLWQIIRTPRLQMALSLSAPFIAYLPAQYLRVSGVLAVVTAGLIINRFTPVVLVPQTRLRAYGFWETLVFGVNATLFMVVGLQLHSVVEHLSSTPWYVLGKYAVVIVATLIIARTFYLFAHGTIAAVLERRKLRDAHWSHFAFSSWAGIRGAVSLAAALAIPTTVANGLFPHRALLIYLAYVVVVFTLVFQGLTLPLLIRWLRIKDDGVDSKEQREAMQAAAAAALRRLGELTRDGSVAASLAVGLERRFAGRIQRYSEGPIDEADGVDDAFVESSEMRELERELLRAERAEIIGMRNRGEIDNVVLQRLTRMFDQESLSIDAIELIDQAALQDHVQLHTDRNTS; encoded by the coding sequence TTGTGGGCACTCATCGCGGTGATTAACATTATCGGATTTATCGCCGCGCTGTTTGTTGTCGCGATAATTCTGAGTGCGTTCGCCGAGCGGCTGCGTGTGGCATATCCGGTCGTGCTCGTTGTCGCAGGTCTGTGCATCGGTTTAATTCCAGGCCTCCCGCGTGTGGATTTGCCGCCCGACGCGGTGCTGCTTTTCGCTTTACCTCCGCTGCTGTATTGGGAATCGATTACCGCACCTGAAGAGGAATTCGCGCGGAACAAAACGTGGATTCTCTCGCTATCGGTCGGGCTCGTGCTCGTCACGGTGGCCGCCGTCGCCGTCGTCGCACATGCGTACCTTCATCTCGCGTGGCCCGTCGCGCTTCTATTGGGTGCGCTCCTCGGGCCGACTGACGAGCTCGCCGTTACGCCGGTTGCGGAACGCTTTCAAATCCCACGGCACCTGATCTCCGATATCGAAGGCGAGGCGCTCTTCAATGACGCGACTTCGCTCGTGTTGTATGCGCTCGCGATTGCGGCGATCGTCACAGGCTCTTTTCACGTTACCGACGCGCTTCTCAGTCTTGTGTTTTCCGTCCTCGGCGGATTCGCCATCGGTGGCCTAACCGCACTCCTGTTACGCTTTCTCTGGCAGATCATTCGAACGCCTCGTCTTCAAATGGCGCTTTCACTGTCGGCACCATTCATAGCCTACCTGCCGGCGCAATATCTCCGCGTGTCGGGGGTATTGGCCGTGGTAACGGCGGGTCTGATCATCAATCGTTTCACGCCGGTCGTCCTCGTGCCCCAAACGCGGTTGCGAGCCTATGGTTTTTGGGAAACGCTCGTCTTCGGCGTCAATGCGACGCTCTTTATGGTCGTCGGACTCCAGCTCCACTCGGTTGTCGAACATCTTTCAAGTACGCCCTGGTATGTTCTTGGCAAATACGCGGTCGTCATCGTCGCAACGCTCATCATCGCTCGCACGTTCTACTTGTTCGCACACGGAACGATTGCCGCGGTACTCGAGCGGCGCAAGTTACGCGACGCACACTGGTCGCATTTCGCATTCAGTTCGTGGGCGGGCATACGCGGAGCGGTTTCCCTCGCCGCGGCGCTCGCTATTCCCACCACCGTCGCGAACGGTCTTTTTCCCCACCGCGCACTCCTGATCTACCTTGCATACGTGGTCGTCGTTTTCACACTCGTCTTCCAAGGACTGACGTTGCCTCTTCTGATTCGCTGGCTGCGTATCAAGGACGATGGCGTCGATTCAAAAGAACAGCGCGAAGCGATGCAAGCGGCAGCGGCTGCTGCGCTTCGGCGGCTCGGCGAACTCACGCGTGACGGCAGCGTAGCGGCATCGCTGGCTGTGGGTTTAGAGCGGCGATTCGCCGGTCGAATACAGCGCTACTCGGAGGGACCGATCGACGAAGCCGACGGGGTCGACGATGCCTTCGTCGAATCGTCTGAAATGCGGGAGCTCGAGCGCGAGCTCTTACGAGCGGAGCGCGCGGAGATCATTGGGATGAGAAATCGTGGCGAGATCGACAACGTCGTACTGCAACGCCTAACCCGCATGTTCGACCAAGAAAGCCTCTCGATCGATGCAATCGAATTGATCGACCAGGCAGCGCTGCAAGACCACGTACAATTGCATACAGACCGGAATACATCGTAA
- a CDS encoding ABC-F family ATP-binding cassette domain-containing protein — protein sequence MELLRFSDLECHYGAREIFAGLSGVFNDRERIGLVGPNGAGKSSLLRLLAGVEQPFGGTVVRAKGMKLGYLAQGVADETESTLQSLIDAALAKATHEEWGARNKALRVMLSAFGFEPTEYDRPLRSFSGGQRAKVALAHLLIDEPDYLILDEPTNHLDVATIRWLESFVANDARGYIVVSHDRYFLDRIATRIWEIERGRFHAYAPERPAYTAYLAAKDLRLEAERRAYETFVTERDKRRKTIAGLRATHTSSDYSQVRSREKQLARVETTMQAPPPAVSVRQIAVSLRSSRRAGGGFAFEAKGLSKAYDQPLFSELTFDVERGERLGIVGSNGSGKSTLLKILTGAAQPDSGTVVFNPAAQVAYFAQNSHDQLDVQESALAAVLDGAAVTPEEARGLLGRMRISGDAADKAVRDFSGGERRRIMLARLMARAADILLLDEPTNDLDIDSREALESVLYDYAGTIVVVSHDRYLLKRLCDRVLWIERGEWGIVDGGYDVYEAAQRERDKALIDRSVEDSNVKAKASRQTPLRILSQLKRQIERIEREIAGLDSRINEIELLFETPEIFTDPARSLTLSEELSELKTRNRERVTEWETLLHQLEELPVT from the coding sequence GTGGAATTATTGCGGTTTTCCGATCTCGAATGTCACTATGGGGCGCGCGAGATATTCGCGGGCCTGAGTGGCGTATTCAACGACCGCGAGCGCATCGGGCTCGTGGGGCCGAACGGCGCGGGGAAGTCGTCGCTGTTGCGTCTCCTCGCGGGCGTCGAGCAGCCTTTCGGCGGTACCGTCGTGCGCGCGAAAGGCATGAAGCTCGGGTATCTCGCTCAAGGCGTGGCCGACGAGACCGAGTCGACGTTGCAGAGCCTTATCGATGCTGCGCTCGCGAAAGCGACGCACGAAGAGTGGGGAGCGCGCAACAAAGCGCTACGCGTCATGCTCTCCGCGTTCGGCTTCGAGCCAACGGAATACGATCGTCCGCTACGCTCGTTTTCGGGCGGCCAGCGGGCCAAGGTTGCGCTGGCGCACTTGCTGATCGACGAACCCGACTATCTGATTCTCGACGAACCGACCAACCATCTCGACGTCGCGACGATCCGCTGGCTCGAATCGTTCGTGGCCAACGATGCCCGCGGGTATATCGTCGTTTCGCACGACCGCTACTTTCTCGACCGCATCGCTACGCGCATCTGGGAGATCGAACGCGGACGCTTCCATGCCTACGCACCCGAACGCCCCGCGTACACCGCGTACCTCGCAGCAAAAGACCTGCGGCTCGAGGCGGAACGGCGCGCGTACGAAACGTTCGTTACCGAGCGCGACAAGCGGCGCAAGACCATCGCCGGGTTACGAGCGACGCACACTTCCTCGGATTACAGCCAAGTGCGCAGTCGCGAGAAGCAGTTGGCGCGCGTCGAAACGACGATGCAAGCCCCGCCTCCCGCGGTCTCCGTACGCCAGATAGCTGTGAGCCTGCGCTCGTCACGGCGCGCGGGCGGCGGCTTCGCCTTCGAAGCAAAGGGCTTAAGTAAAGCCTACGATCAACCGCTTTTTAGCGAGCTAACCTTCGACGTCGAGCGCGGCGAACGACTCGGCATTGTCGGTTCGAACGGTTCCGGTAAGTCCACGTTGCTAAAGATCCTCACCGGCGCCGCGCAGCCGGATTCCGGGACGGTTGTCTTCAATCCGGCGGCGCAAGTCGCATACTTTGCCCAGAATTCGCACGATCAGCTCGACGTCCAAGAGAGCGCGCTCGCAGCCGTGCTGGACGGCGCTGCCGTGACTCCAGAAGAGGCGCGCGGATTGCTCGGCCGCATGCGGATTAGCGGCGATGCCGCCGACAAAGCGGTGCGCGATTTTTCCGGCGGCGAACGTCGCCGCATCATGCTGGCGCGACTGATGGCGCGCGCGGCCGATATTTTATTGCTGGACGAGCCGACCAACGATCTCGATATCGACAGCCGCGAAGCGCTCGAAAGCGTTTTATACGACTACGCTGGAACGATCGTCGTGGTCTCGCACGATCGCTATCTTCTCAAGCGTCTATGCGATCGAGTGTTGTGGATCGAACGGGGCGAGTGGGGAATCGTCGACGGCGGGTACGATGTTTACGAAGCGGCCCAGCGCGAACGCGACAAAGCGCTGATCGATCGCTCGGTCGAAGATTCGAACGTGAAAGCGAAGGCGTCGCGTCAAACACCATTGCGCATACTCTCGCAGCTCAAGCGGCAGATCGAGCGAATCGAACGGGAAATCGCGGGCCTCGATTCGCGCATCAACGAGATCGAGCTTCTGTTCGAGACGCCCGAGATCTTTACCGACCCGGCCAGATCCCTAACACTGAGCGAAGAACTATCCGAACTAAAAACGCGCAATCGGGAGCGCGTCACCGAATGGGAAACGCTACTTCATCAACTTGAGGAACTGCCGGTCACGTAA
- a CDS encoding tyrosine-type recombinase/integrase: MEITDNKKLVSPAKRGRRAKGEGTIYKRSDGKWCGAITTRRSDGSAKRSVLYGRTQNAVLQKLRALRARADETVELKSDTLSTGDFLERWLGDCVRVQCRPATYQLYSLLVKRHIAPHIGKVRLAHLAASDVSNLYTRLKSLGASERMVQMVHARLHSALKQAVRWELAFRNVSDLVDPPRAERKQMRALDRDEVRRFLETARGVQLYALYVLAVTTGLRQGELLALQWPDIDFKRGTLSVRHTLLEVNNRLVLGEPKTRASKRLVTLPKIALSALEEQSLRSGTSAPRPIWVFADSNGGPLRKSNLIRRSFKPLLEAASLPNIRFHDLRHTAATLLMAEGVHPKVVQERLGHSSIGLTLDTYSHVLPSMQNEAADKLDAALTLSTEPV, encoded by the coding sequence TTGGAAATTACCGACAACAAGAAGTTAGTGTCGCCTGCCAAGCGTGGGCGGCGAGCAAAAGGCGAAGGGACCATCTACAAACGGAGTGACGGTAAATGGTGCGGAGCCATCACGACGAGACGGAGCGATGGTTCGGCGAAGCGGAGCGTTCTCTATGGGCGCACGCAAAATGCTGTACTGCAGAAGTTACGGGCGCTTCGTGCTCGCGCGGATGAAACAGTTGAGCTGAAATCCGATACTCTGAGCACTGGCGACTTTTTAGAACGCTGGCTCGGGGACTGTGTTCGAGTTCAATGCCGACCAGCAACTTACCAACTGTATTCGCTTTTGGTAAAACGCCACATTGCCCCTCACATCGGGAAAGTACGTCTCGCGCATTTGGCTGCTTCTGATGTCAGCAACCTATACACCCGTTTAAAGTCTCTGGGAGCATCAGAGAGGATGGTGCAGATGGTTCACGCCCGACTTCATTCCGCTCTTAAACAGGCAGTTCGCTGGGAACTTGCCTTTCGCAATGTCTCCGACTTGGTCGACCCACCGAGAGCCGAACGCAAGCAAATGCGCGCTCTTGATCGCGACGAGGTGCGTAGGTTTTTGGAAACTGCTCGAGGTGTGCAACTCTACGCCCTTTATGTGCTCGCCGTGACAACCGGTCTCAGGCAAGGAGAACTCCTCGCACTTCAGTGGCCAGACATCGACTTCAAGCGAGGCACATTAAGCGTGCGTCACACCCTACTCGAGGTGAACAACAGACTCGTACTGGGCGAGCCAAAGACGCGGGCTTCCAAGCGTCTCGTTACGTTACCGAAGATCGCCCTGAGCGCGCTGGAAGAGCAGTCGCTTAGATCTGGGACCAGCGCACCGCGTCCCATCTGGGTGTTCGCCGACTCGAACGGTGGCCCGCTCCGAAAAAGCAATCTGATCCGGCGTTCCTTCAAGCCTCTGCTAGAAGCGGCAAGTCTGCCCAACATCCGGTTTCACGACCTGCGCCACACTGCGGCCACACTGCTGATGGCCGAAGGCGTTCACCCGAAAGTCGTCCAGGAGCGGCTCGGGCATTCAAGCATCGGGCTGACTCTGGACACGTACTCTCACGTTCTGCCCAGCATGCAGAATGAAGCCGCCGACAAGCTCGACGCTGCTCTGACGCTGAGCACTGAGCCCGTGTAG